A segment of the uncultured Desulfobulbus sp. genome:
GCGTTTTTCGCGGAACGCTTCTGGCGGCATGGCGCATTTTACGGTGTCATCCTTTCTCTCGAGGCGGCTACGATCCAGTCAAATGAAATCGCGGCCCTTTTTTTCGACAGTGCCTCATGTATCGAGGCTTTTCTAGGTAGATAAGACTATGGATCTTCAAAGAGCCTTTTTGGCCGTTGTACTCTCGTTTTTTATTCTGGTCGGATACCAGTATTTTTTTGTGAAGCACACTCCGCCAGCACCGCAAACGCCTGTGCAAACCGAACAGACGGCCGGACAGGCTCCAGCGGCGAGTACGCCGGCTGCAACCCCGGCGGTGGCAACGGATATCCCAGCGGTTGCGGTGGATGCACAGGCACGCGATATCACTATCAATACCCCCCTGTTTCAGGCTGTCGTCAACGAGCAGGGTGGTGGTGTGAAAAATTTTGTTCTGAAACAGTATCGGACTACCCACGACAAAGATTCCGGGCCGATGGAGTTGATTACCGGCAAAAATCCTGCAGATCTCCCGGTCTTGTTCTCCCTCGATAACGGTGCGGGTAACTTCCTGCCTCTTTTTCATGCCGATAAAGACAGCCTGACCCTGACGGAGCAAACGGGATCCGGCAGCGTGGTCATGAGTGCGCAAACGCCCGAAGGCTTGCAGATCAAGCGGACCCTGTCGTGCAAGGGGGATAGTTATCTGGTCGATGTTGCCTACACCCTGGTCAACACCACCGATAAGGCCATCCAGGTTTCTCCGGCCCTCTCATTGTCCAACAGACCCTTTGAACACGCCAGCCAGACGAGCCAGTATCTTTTTTCCGGGCCAGCCGCCTATGTGAATGGCCAATTGGTCGAAACCAAAGCTAAAAAATTAACCGACGGACCGGTGGTGCTCAGTGGCAAGGTCAGTTGGGTGGGATATGTCGACAACTACTTCATGGCCTCGGTGGTGCCGACTTCGGCGAACGCGCACAGCGTCACCCTCCAGGGATCTGAGGCCCACGTTCGCACCGTTCTTTCCGAGGGCATTGTTTCCATCCCCGGCGGGGAAAGCCAAACCTTCACCTACACACTCTACTTTGGTCCTAAAAAAATAGAGGTTCTTCAAACGGCCGGTCACGACCTGGCTGGAGCTGTCAACTTCGGTTGGTTTGATCTGCTGGCCAAGCCCATGCTCTGGCTGCTCAATTTCTTCCATCGTTTCAGCGGCAACTACGGTATTGCCATCATCCTGCTCACCGTTCTCGTGAAAGGCGCCTTCTGGCCGATTACCCAGAAGGGCATGAAGTCGATGAAGAACATGCAGAAGCTGCAGCCGAAAATTGCCAAGCTTCGCGAGCGGTTCAAAGACGATCCCGCCCAGATGAACCAGGAAATGATGGCCCTGTACAAAACCTACAAGGTCAACCCCATTGGCGGCTGTCTGCCGATGGTGATCCAGATACCGTTTTTCTTTGCCCTGTACCGGGTGCTCATGGCGGCAATTGAGTTGCGTCATGCCCCGTTCATGCTGTGGATCAATGACCTCTCCGCTCCGGATCGACTGTGGATAGGTTTTGATATTCCCTACCTTCACGGCATTCCGGTGCTGACGCTGTTGATGGGCGCTTCCATGTATCTCCAGCAGAAGATGACACCGACCACGGCTGACCCCAATCAGGCTCGAATTATGCAATTTCTGCCGATCGTTTTTACTTTCATGTTCCTGAACTTTGCCTCCGGATTGGTGCTGTACTGGTTTGTCAACAACCTGTTGTCAATTCTCCAGCAGTATCTTATCAACCGGCAAGTAAAGGCCTGAACCTCTGACGATAAAACGGTACCTATGGGAAAGGGAAAAGATTTCTACGGAAAAGATATATCCGAAGTCATTGAAGAGGCCTGCCGCGAACTTGGTGCCTCTCGGGAAGAGTTGAATATCGAGGTGTTGGAAACCGGATCCGCCGGCATTTTCGGACTGTGCAAGAAAAAAGCGCATATCCGAGTGCAGCGTAAGGAAGACGCCCCTGTTAACGTCGCCCAGACGGAAAGCGTGACCCCCTCCGAACCTGAGGTGAAGCAACAGACTCCGCCTGCACCTGAGAAGCGGGAAACGGTTGAGCAGAAGGCGCCTTCGGAAGCGGTGAGCAAACCTGCGGACAAGGCTTCGAGCCCTGCGCAGGAGACAACCGAGGCCGTGGAACCGGAAGCGGACGACCACAATGCCGAGACCGAGGATTCCGCCGGACTTGAACCTCCATCGGAGGCAGGGTTGGCGGCAATCCGCGCCGATCTGCAACATCTCCTCACCCTGATGGGGTTGCCCTCGGAGGTGGACGTTCGTTTTGAAGATAATACGGTTCACTGCCACATTACCGGCCCCCATGAGGAGCAGGTGGTCGGGACTGAAGGCCGGACTCTGGACAGTCTGCAGTATCTGTTGCGCAAGATGGTGGCCAGCCATTTGCCGGATCGAATCATGCTGGCGCTGAATGCCGGCGATTTTCGTGAGCGGCGTGCAGAAGAGCTGAAAGTCAAGGCGGTCGAACTGGCCGACCTGGTCAAAGCCGATGGAAAAACCCAATCCATTCCGGCCCTGAATCCATCGGAGAGAAGGGTGGTGCACATGGTGCTGCAGGAAGACAAGGGGGTTCGCAGTCGTTCCGTGGGCGAAGGGCTTTTTAAAAAGGTGCTGATTTACAAACCTGGCAAGGGCCGACGTCCTGCCGGGAAAAAGCGTCGTGGAGGCCAAGGTGGCCGCTCATCCGGCGACTGATACCATTGCGGCCATCGCCACCGCCCCCGGAACAGGAGGGATAGGCATCATCCGTATTTCAGGACCGGATGCCCTTTCCCTCCTGGAGCATATCTTCCTTCCTCATAAATCTCCCTCCACCTACGCCAGCCATCGTCTCTACTACGGCTCCGTGACCAACGGCAGCGGCCGGGTTTTGGACGAGGCCTTGGCCGTCTATATGCGTGCGCCCCATACCTACACCTGCGAAGATGTGGTCGAATTGCAATGCCATGGCTCCTATGTTGTCCTGCAGGAGATACTGCGCACGGTCTTTGAACGGGGAGCCCGTCCGGCTGAACCTGGAGAATTCACCAAACGGGCCTTCCTCGGCGGCAGAATCGATTTGACCCGAGCCGAGGCGGTTGTCGATCTTTTGCAGGCACAGACGGAACGAGGTGCGCAGTTGGCCGCGAACCAACTGCAGGGTGCGTTGTTTGCCCAACTCGAGGCAATCCGTACGCAGCTCATGCAGATTCTTGCCCTGCTTGAGGTGGCCATTGATTTTCCCGATGATGATGTGGAAATCGTACAGCATGATCAGGTGCAGCGACAACTGCGCCAGGAGGTGTTGGCACCCCTGGAGCGACTGTTGGTCCTGGCCGATCAGGGGCGAATCGTCCGTGAGGGGATCAAGGTTGTACTCGCCGGTCAGCCCAATGTCGGCAAATCCAGTTTGTTGAATGCGCTCCTCCAGGAAGATCGCGCCCTGGTGACCTCGGTTCCCGGAACGACCCGCGATACCATTGAAGAGCGGTTTGCCATTCGGGGCATTCCGGTGTTCCTGATTGATACCGCCGGAATACGCCAGCATCAAGACCCGGTTGAAGCCCTGGGAATCGAACGAGCCCGGCAAAAGATGCAGCAGGCCGATCTGGTGCTCTTCCTGGTCGATGCCTGCGAGGGACTGGGACCTGCCGAGCAGGATCTGTACGCAACGATCCGCGACAAGGCGCACATTGTGGTGGTCAACAAGGCGGATTTGGTGGACGAACCGAGAATTTCCGCATTGGCGCAAAACTTCTCAGGCGGCGTGGTGGTTGCTATTTCAGCCAAGCATGGGCAGGGTATTGAGGAACTGCTGGAATCGATCTATCAGTGCGTGATCGGTGAGGGAGCTGAGTTGTGCGAACAGATGACCTGTGCCCCCAACACCCGGCACAAGGCCATTTTAGCAAAAACGCTTGAAGCCTGCCGCAGTCTGGAGAAGGCTATTGACGAGGGCGCCCCGGTTGATCTGCTTGCGGTGGAAGTCCAGACTGCCCTGGATTTTATTGGTGACATTACCGGCTTGACCACCCCCGATGATGTGCTTGATCTGGTCTTCAGTCAGTTTTGCATAGGTAAGTAGGAAGTCCTTCGGCGCAACGTGTCGAGCGGGCGGAAAAAAACTCCCACGGCAATGGACCATTCATTGCGGTGGGAGTGTCGGCACGAACAACGGCGATGTTGCCGGCTTCTCGCTTAGATCTCGCCGAAACTGTCGCTGAAGAGCTTGTTGATCGCGGCAATGCCGTCATCGCTGAGATAGCGCGTGCCGGAACCGACAAAGGTGTTGTAGCAGATACGGGGGGTGTCTTCCTGCCATTCACCCTCTTTCCAAGAATACCACTGGCTCCGGTTCTGGTCGTAGACATGCAGTGGTCTGTTAAAGAGTTTGGCCAGCTCAACCGCCCATCCGGTTCCACCCTTGACCGAGTTGTCCTCCAGAATGGTTCCCACCACAAACACCTGATGCCCCTTGTTGACCATGTGAAAGATGGTCTGGAGGACGCGACGAATTTTTTCGGTCTCGTAATAGGTCCGGTTCATCATCCGCGATGCCAGCTCCATGCTGATATCGCCCCGCATCAAATCTTCCTCGCTTAAGGTCACCGTATTTGTATCCCGATTGAGGCGATGGCCTTCAAAGGTAAAAACGGTTTCCTGTACCCCATATTTCTCGGCATTTTCGCCGAAAAGGGACTCGGCGCCTTTCAATCCGCCGTGATACAACGTGCAGTCCTGTGCATTCATAGTCTGTGTTTCCTGTGTAAGCGTTCAAAGGTAAGTGGTTGAGATCAAGCAATGTGGTGCTCTGATCCGCGGAACCGGTTGCATAGGTAGAGCTGTTGGCCTCGCAACGCGCAAGAGGGTACATTCAGTGTGTTGCGCGTCGTACGTCGTTGTCTTCGCCCAAGTCACATAACCATCCGAGCAGGTCTTGCACCAGCTAAAAAGTTTGGACGATCAGCCCTTGTTCTCTTCGTTTTTTTTTGCAACGACAACGGCTATTTGGTGGCCTTGAAGAATACCCTCTGGGGGGCCGGATATCCTTCTATAGTAAGCCGAGGATTATCCTTGTCAATGAAATCTTGGTAGGACTCGAACTCCATCCACGCGGTTCGCCGTTGTTCCTCGCTACTCATGTCATGTTGGCAGAAACATTCCACCTGGGAAAAACCCGCACGGGTGAGCCAGTTATGGAGGCAGGAAGCCGTGGGGACGAACCAGGTTCCCGGAACCTTTGCATAGGTCTGTTCGGGAAACAGGGCGATGGATGCATCCCCTGGAATGGCCTGGGATTCGATCAGGAGCCAACCGCCGGGCTTGAGTGCGCTCAAGAGTTCCTGTAACGCGCCAATGGGCGAAGGACGATGGTAGAGTATTCCCATGCAGAAGATGACGTCAAAGCTTTCCGGAAAGAGGGTGAGATGCTCTATGCCCAGAAGCTCGACCTTGAGGTTGTCCTGGGCGGCAAAGGTGTTGAGCAGGGAAAAGGCGAAATAATGGTGGACATAGGGTTCAAATCCAAGGACGAAGGCAGGGGCGTGCGGCACCATACGGAACATGTAATAGCCGTTATTGCACCCGATATCGGCAATGACCTTGCCGCTGAGGTCGGGAAGGTGGGGGGCAAGACGATTCCATTTACGCTGACTGCGCCATTCCGCGTCGATGTCGATGTCGAACACCGAAAACGGTCCCTTGCGCCAGGGCATCAGTCCCTTGAGAATGGCGTATAACCGCTCGTGCTCGGTGGGGGAGAGGTCTTCAGCGGTGCCGATGCGGACCACATCGCCATTGAAATCACACCGGGAGGCGCGGAGATGGGCAACTTCTTCAAGGGGACGACGATAGCGGAGAAAACCTTTTTTCTCCTGGTTGATCCAGGCCTCTTTTTGGGCCAGGAGGCGGGAGATCGGATCCTGGTCGACTGTGGGAAAAAAATCAAAGAACGGCATTTCGTTTGACGGCGACAATCGAGGTGAAATTAAACCATTTAAAGTAGGGTTCGATCTCGGAGAAGCCCGCATCCTTCAGCAGGGCGATATTTTCCTCAAGGGAAAAAGGGATCAATACGTTTTCCAGGGCTTCGCGTTTAGCGGCGATTTCCAGCTCGGAATAGCCCTGCTGTCGTTTGAAGTTATGGTAAATATCTATGAAATCGCGGTTCAGACGTGTTGCATGCGAGATGGTTTTTTCGCTGAGAAATAAAATACCGTCCTCGGGCAGAGCGTCGAAAATGCGCTGGACAAAGGCTGTACGCGCCAAAGGGCGTAAAAATTGGAGGGTGTAATTGCAGATCACGGCTGCTGCCTCGGGCAAGGGGCAGGTGGTGATATCGTCCTGACGAAACTCGATCAGGGTGGCCTTGCTGAACATGGCGGTTTTTTTCCGGGCTTTTTCCAGCATGGCAGGAGCGTTGTCGATCCCGACAAAGTTGAACTGATCCAGCGGCAGGCGACGGCTGAGTTCAAGCAGGGTCGTGCCGGTGGAGCAGCCCAGATCGTAGAGCGTTGTCCCTCGCTGCGGCCGGCAGGCCAGGAGTTGCGCCATGCCTTCGATGACCCCGCGATAGTAGGGGATGGAGCGGCTGATCATATCGTCAAACACTTCGGCGACATGATCATTGAAGGTAAAATCTTCGCCTACCTTCCCGGTTGCATAGAGTGTGTCTTCACCCATAGGGCTATGTAAAACAGAGGAAATTCGGTGATAAATGGGCTGTGGGTTATGTCCCCCAGGCGTGGAATACGAACCGAAGTCCTTACCATAGTGTTCCCCTTTCTGGGTAGGGAAAAATGATGGCCTGGTAAAAAGTCAAACAACTGAAGACCACGTATGGTGAAATCACCGCGCGGACCATCGCTTCTGCAACTGGTGCAGAAGCGATGGTTGTATGAGTGCATGGTGCGGAACCCTGCAGTGGAATTCAGGAATGAAAACCGTTGGGGTTGTTGGACTGCCATCGCCAGCTGTCTGCGCACATCTCGTCGAGACCGAACTCGGCTTTCCACCCCAGTTCCTCCAGGGCCTTTGCCGGATCGGCATAGCATTGGGCGATATCCCCGGGGCGCCGGTCAACGATGGTGTAGGGGATCGGTGTGCCACAGGCTCGGCCAAAGGCGGCAACCATCTCCAGAACCGAGTAGCCACGTCCAGTGCCGAGGTTGTAGATGACGACTCCGGGGTGCTCCTCCAGTTTTTCTATGGCCTGCAAATGGCCCCGTGCCAGATCGACCACATGGATGAAGTCGCGAACCCCGGTCCCATCGGGGGTGGGATAGTCATTGCCGAACACCGAGAGTCGGGCCAGTTTGCCGATAGCCACCTGGGCGATAAAGGGCATCAGGTTGTTGGGGATACCGTTGGGATCCTCTCCTATTTGCCCGCTTGGGTGGGCCCCGACCGGGTTGAAGTAACGCAGCAAGACCACGTTCCATTGCGGATCGGCCCGATGCAGATCCTGCAGGATTTCCTCGGTCATCAATTTGGTGCGGCCATAGGGATTGGTGCAGGAGAGGGGGAAATCTTCACGAATGGGAACAGATGCCGGATCGCCGTACACGGTGGCCGAAGAGGAAAAGACGATGTTGAACAGGCCCCGTTCTGCCATCACTGTACAAAGGTTGAGGGTTGAGTCGAGGTTGTTTTTGTAATAGCGCAGCGGTTGTGCAACCGACTCGCCCACCGCCTTCAAACCGGCAAAATGGATCACCGCCCCGGCCTCGCCGATGCGTTCAAATGTGGTCCGGAGGACGTCGAGGTCGCAGAGGTCGACTTGATGGAAATCAAGCGACTTGCCGGTGAGTGCCTCCACGCGGGTAAGGGCTTCGCGGGAGGCATTGGAGAGATTGTCGATGACGCTTACCCTGTGCCCTGAGTTCAACAATTCCAGGCAGGTATGGCTACCTATGTAGCCAGCGCCACCTGTGACGACAACATGCATGTGATGGGCTCCTTACAGCAGAAAGAGGTGGGGAAGGACGCAGCGGAACAATGCAGATCGACTTCCCTGAGAAAGTTTGCTATCTTTTATCCGCGTTTCCGGTGTTTGTTCTCAAAATGGAGGAGAACGCCGGTCAGGTAGGGCTGGACGTCCAAGGCCTGATCGGTGCAAACACCAATGATTCTATCTTGAACAGGAGGCAGTATGCCATACGTCAGTATCCGTGTCGCTGGAAAACTTACCAAAGAACAAAAACAGAAAATTGCCAAGGGCGTGACCGAGGTCATCTCCGAGGCGGCCAATAAGCCCAAGGAGGCTGTATTGCTGTTCATCGACGAGGAATCCCGGGAGAATATCGCCAAAGGTGGCGTGCTGATCGAGGATATGTAAGTCGTGGATCAGGGGCAGGCTGTCGAGCGGTTGGCGCAGTTGCGTGAGCAACTTCGTTTTCATGCGCATCGTTACTACGTGCTGGATGATCCAATTATTTCCGATGGCGAATACGATCGTCTTTTTCGCGAATTGCTGGATCTTGAAACGAAATATCCGCAACTCGTCAGCGATGACTCACCAAGCCATCGCGTCGGCGGTCTGCCGTTGCCCTCCTTCCAGCCGGCTGAGCACATCACCCCCATGCTCAGCCTGGATAACATTTTCAGCGCTGAAGAGCTCATTGCCTTTGTCGAGAGGCTGCTTCGCTATCTGCGTACCGATCAAGAGGTCAGCTATATCTGCGAGCCGAAGTTGGATGGGCTTGCGGTCGAATTGGTGTATCGTGACGGTCTGTTGGTTCTGGGAGCAACCCGCGGCGATGGGTTTGTCGGTGAAAATGTAACTGCCCAGTTGCGCACGGTGGCTTCGATCCCTCTTCGTCTCCAGGGCGCAGCTCACCCCGATGTACTGGTCGTGCGCGGTGAGGTTTTTCTTGGCAAGCAAGGCTTTACCAGGCTCAATCAGCAGCGGCAGGAGGCAGGGGAGTCGCTGTTTGCCAATCCGAGAAACGCCGCGGCTGGTTCTCTGCGGCAGCTTGATCCCAGGATTACCGCCAAGCGGCCTTTGCAGTTTTTCGTGTATGGCGTCGCCAACCCCGAAACCCTCTCCGTGGGCGGCCAGGAAGCCACCTTGCATGCCTTGGGCGAGATGGGATTTCCGGTGAATCCCCTGATTCAGCGATGTGCCAACATTAATGAGGTGGAACAGCAGTACCGCAAGATGCTTGAGTTGCGCCATGATCTCGCCTACGAGATCGACGGCATGGTGGTCAAGGTCGACGAGCTTGACCTGCAACAACGGTTGGGAGCAACGGCGCGGTCGCCGCGCTGGGCGGTCGCCTGGAAATTCCCGGCCATTCAGGCAACCACGGTCATTGAGACGGTCGAATTTCAGGTCGGCAGGACCGGTGCGGTCACACCCGTTGCCCACCTGCGTCCGGTCGAGGTCAACGGTGTCCTGGTGAAAAGGGCCACGCTGCACAATCAGGACGAGATTCTCCGCAAAGACCTGCGTATCGGCGATACCGTCTTGGTGCAGCGTGCCGGCGATGTTATTCCCGAGGTTGTCAAGGCGATAACTGACCAGCGAAACGGGGCGGAGCAGGTCATCGAATTTCCCCGCATGTGTCCGGAATGCGCCCATCCCTTGGTCAGCAGTCCAACGGAGGCGGTTGTACGCTGCGTCAACCCGGAATGTCCAGCGCAACAGCTGCAAAAATTGATTTTCTTTGCCGGAAAGAATGGGCTGGACTTGGAAGGGCTGGGGAAAAAAAATGTCGAGCAGCTGGTCCGTGAAGGACTTGTCCGTGGGCCTGCTGATTTTTTTCGTCTTGACCGTGCACGCCTCGCGGCTCTTGATGGGTGGGGCGAAAAATCCGCCGGGAAATTACTGGAGGCCGTGTCGTCCAGAAAGGAGCTCCCACTGGGCCGTCTGCTTGCCGCCTTGGGGATACGTCATGTGGGCGAGGTCACCGCTGCTTTGCTGGGCGAACATTTTCCCGAGCTGGAGGCCTTGATGCGTGCAGACAAGGACCAGCTGCTGCACATCGAAGGCATCGGCGAGCAGACCGCGGATTCGCTGCTTGAGTTTTTTCGTGATCCGGCAACCCTGGTCATGCTGGAGGACTTGACCCGGGTCGGCCTGCGCATTCAGCCCACCGTTGCGGAGAAAAATGGTTCCACCCTTGAAGGGCGTGTGTTCGTCTTTACAGGGACTCTGGAGCAGCTTTCCCGGGACGAGGCCAAACAGCTGGCAAAACGGCACGGTGCCCAGGTCGCGACCAGTATCAGCACACGCGTGACCGATGTCGTGGTTGGCGCCAAAGCCGGCTCCAAACAAAAAAAGGCCCAGGAGATGGGGTTGCGAATTTTGCAGGAGAGCCAATTCCTCGGGCTTGTGAGGGAAACGCCATGACGGCGATAAAATGTGTCCATGCCCGAGTGCACGGCCGAGTGCAGCGGGTCGCGTTCCGCGAATATACCAGGAGAAAGGCGCTTGAGTTGCACCTTGCCGGCTGGGTGAGAAACTGCGCCGACGGGACGGTGGAGGTATGGGCCGAAGGGGAGGCGCGACAGATTGAGCAGCTGCTTTCCTGGCTCCACCAAGGTTCTCCCTTTTCGCAAGTGACCCGAGTGGATTATAATGAAGAAATTCCTTCAGGGAGCACCGCTCCATTTGAGATTCGTTTCACTCCCTAGCTCGAAATGGTGTTTCGAGGAGAAGCGTTTCGTTCAACATAAACAATAAAAGACCAACCTTACACTATGAAAAAACTGCAAATCCCCACCGGGGAGCCCGCTGGCCGGATTGTCTGCCAGCAGTGCGGCAACGCCAAGAATTTTGTGGAAGTTGCCGAAAATGTCTTGGTGACGACCTACTATACGCAAAACAGCGACGGATCGTTTACGCCGGAGGATAATTCGACCGAGATATTTGGCGAGGTGAAGTTCATCTGCGGCAAGTGCGGCCAGGATATGACCCAGTTCCATGCCCACTTCCTCGAGATGTCGTTCTGAGAGGGGGGCAATGCTGTCGACGGTCGGCACTATGAGGCCAGGATAACTTATGGAAGTGATAATGTAAGGATGGAGGGACGCTTGATCCATAAGAGACGGCATCGGCGGGTGGAGCGTTTGCGGACGATAGTACAATAAAAAAAGGGCTGCCCTTTGCAGAGCAGCCCTTTTATACAACGAAATTCCGCTATGGAATCAGACACAACCGGTGGGTTTCGGCAGACCGGCCATCTTACAGGCACCTTTGCCAGGTCCAGACGGGAACAGCTCGTAGATGCGTTTCAGCGGGAAGCCGGTGGTTTTGGAAAGGATACGAACCATGGGAGCGATACCGTTCTTCTTGTAGTACTCCTGGAGAGCGTCGATAACTTTCTGGTGCTCGTCGGTGATATCGGCGATACCTTCAACGGTCTTTACATAGTCTACCCAGTTCTCGTCCCACTCCTCAGCACCTTTCAACAGGAAGCCGTCTTCGTCTACCTCGTAGCTCTTACCTTTGTGCTCAATACTTGCCATGTGTTCCTCCTTGGCCGAAGTGTTTATTATTGATGAGTAATCAAATCCTATTCTAAAAAATCAACACTTAATTACTATAGGGGGGGGCCTTTGTCAAGCAGACAGCCTGATTTTTTTGAATGAGGTCTCAGACATTTTTTGCTCGTGAAAAGGCGCATTTTTCTCTGGTAACTTGCTGACAAATTGGACATAATGCCAGCTTCAAAAATGAACATACTTTGTCGAGTGCTTGTGGAGATGCATCTATCATGCTGAATATCATTAGAAAAAATGCCCAATCCATCGTCATTCAGGCGGTGGTGGTCATCATTGCCGTTGTCTTTGTCTTTTGGGGAGTCGGATCCAAGCTGAGGAACTCCTCCAATGCCATGGCAGTGGTCAACGGCAAGGAGATCGGTTTCCGGGAGTTCAAGCAGAGCTACGACCGGGCGGTTGAGCAGTACAAGGAGCAGTTTGGCGGCCAGTTGCCGGAGAAGCTGTTGGAAAGCATCCACCTCAAGGAGCAGGTGCTCAACCAGTTGGTGCAGCGGGAGTTGCTGCGTCAAGGGGCCGAGAAGGTCGGAATTCGGATCAGCAGGGAGGCCACCCAGCGCAAGATCAAGACCATTCCCGCCTTCACCCAGAATGGGCATTTTGATCTGGATCAATACAAGACCGTGCTTGAGCACAATCGGCTTTCGCCCAATACTTTTGAAAGCGGCATTCATGATGACCTCCTTATTTCCCGGGCGACCGATCTCATTGGCAGCTTTGCGGATATGCCCGGAGCGGAGATGGATAATTGGCTCGCCTATATCGATCAGGAGATCAAGCTCGCCTATGCGGTGATCACCCCGGAGCAGTACGCGGATAAGGTGGAGGTCACTGACGATGCATTGAAAACCTGGTACGAGGCCCATAAGCTCAACTACAAGACAGCCCCGCAGGTCAAGCTGGCCTATTTGAGTTTTGCCTATGCCGATGCCGCCAAATCCGAGGCGGTCAGCGACGAGGATCTGCAGGCCTATTATCAGGCGCATCTGGCAAATTATCAGGTTCCTGAGAAACGACGGGCACGCCACATCCTCTTCCGTGTGGAGGAAGATGCCTCCGATGAGGTGAAGGCCGCGAAAAAGGCGGAGGCGCAAAAAGTGCTGGAGCAGATCCGCCAAGGTGCGGATTTTGCCGCGATGGCCCAAAAATACAGTGACGACAGTTCAAAGGAGCGCGGTGGTGACCTCGGTTTTTTCAGTCGCGGGCAGATGGTCCCTGCCTTTGAAGACAGCTCTTTTTCCCTGAAACCGGGGGAAGTCAGCCAGGTTGTCGAGACGCCCTTTGGCTACCATCTGATCAAGGTCGAGGAGGTCCAGCCGGAGAAAACCCGTGGTTTTGCCGAGGTCAAGGAGGATATTCGTCAACAGTTGGCCCAGAAAGACGCGCAATCAACGGCCTTTAAGAATGCCTCGACCACCTACGAGGCCATTATCCGGGCAGGCAGTCTGGACAAATACAGTGAAAAAGGCGGGGGCGACATCCGCCACACCGATTTCTTTGCCCAGGACAACCCGCCCAAGATGGACATGGCCGGTGACAGTACCTTCCTCCAGGCCGCCTTTGCCCTGCGCAAGGGAGAGTTGAGTTCCATTGTCGAGACCGCAAAGGGGTACGCCATTATCTTTGCCGAAGATGTCAAGGAACCGCAGATGCCGGAGCTGGCAGCCGTGCGGGAGCGCGTTGTCGCCGATTTTACCCGGGAAAAGAGCAGCGAGCTTGCGCGGTCGGCGGCCGAGTCCTCTCTGGCCAAGGCCAAGGAGGCAGGTGCCTGGCCGGAAGGGCTGGAGAAAAAAGAATCGGCCTTTGTCAAGCGCATCGGTGACCCCGCAGGGATTCCCGAGCCCATACGCAAAGATGCCTTTAGTCGTCTTGGCATTGCCGCCTTTCCGGATCAGGTCCTGAGCGAAGGGGCATCCTTCTCCCTGTATCAAATCCTTGATTCCCGTATCGGAAAAAGTGAGCTGGATGGCGCCAAGCGGAAACGTTTTGAGGAGCAGCTGCTCGCTTCCCAGAAAAATATCCTGCTGACCTCCTGGCTTGGTCAGCTGAGAAAGGACGCCAAGATCTGGATCAATACCCAGATGCTGCAATAGTTGCCTCTTTTTGATGCATATCTTTTGAAAGGACACGCCCTTTTATGGGCGTGTCCTTTTTTCCGCTTCTGTGGTTTAATGAATCCATGTTGGTATGCAGAAGCGCTTTTCACGAAATGGCCACTGCCGCGAGTGGCGCAATCATTGTTGTCATTGTCGTAAGAAGCC
Coding sequences within it:
- the cmoA gene encoding carboxy-S-adenosyl-L-methionine synthase CmoA — encoded protein: MGEDTLYATGKVGEDFTFNDHVAEVFDDMISRSIPYYRGVIEGMAQLLACRPQRGTTLYDLGCSTGTTLLELSRRLPLDQFNFVGIDNAPAMLEKARKKTAMFSKATLIEFRQDDITTCPLPEAAAVICNYTLQFLRPLARTAFVQRIFDALPEDGILFLSEKTISHATRLNRDFIDIYHNFKRQQGYSELEIAAKREALENVLIPFSLEENIALLKDAGFSEIEPYFKWFNFTSIVAVKRNAVL
- a CDS encoding Jag N-terminal domain-containing protein, whose translation is MGKGKDFYGKDISEVIEEACRELGASREELNIEVLETGSAGIFGLCKKKAHIRVQRKEDAPVNVAQTESVTPSEPEVKQQTPPAPEKRETVEQKAPSEAVSKPADKASSPAQETTEAVEPEADDHNAETEDSAGLEPPSEAGLAAIRADLQHLLTLMGLPSEVDVRFEDNTVHCHITGPHEEQVVGTEGRTLDSLQYLLRKMVASHLPDRIMLALNAGDFRERRAEELKVKAVELADLVKADGKTQSIPALNPSERRVVHMVLQEDKGVRSRSVGEGLFKKVLIYKPGKGRRPAGKKRRGGQGGRSSGD
- the cmoB gene encoding tRNA 5-methoxyuridine(34)/uridine 5-oxyacetic acid(34) synthase CmoB; translated protein: MPFFDFFPTVDQDPISRLLAQKEAWINQEKKGFLRYRRPLEEVAHLRASRCDFNGDVVRIGTAEDLSPTEHERLYAILKGLMPWRKGPFSVFDIDIDAEWRSQRKWNRLAPHLPDLSGKVIADIGCNNGYYMFRMVPHAPAFVLGFEPYVHHYFAFSLLNTFAAQDNLKVELLGIEHLTLFPESFDVIFCMGILYHRPSPIGALQELLSALKPGGWLLIESQAIPGDASIALFPEQTYAKVPGTWFVPTASCLHNWLTRAGFSQVECFCQHDMSSEEQRRTAWMEFESYQDFIDKDNPRLTIEGYPAPQRVFFKATK
- the mnmE gene encoding tRNA uridine-5-carboxymethylaminomethyl(34) synthesis GTPase MnmE, yielding MAAHPATDTIAAIATAPGTGGIGIIRISGPDALSLLEHIFLPHKSPSTYASHRLYYGSVTNGSGRVLDEALAVYMRAPHTYTCEDVVELQCHGSYVVLQEILRTVFERGARPAEPGEFTKRAFLGGRIDLTRAEAVVDLLQAQTERGAQLAANQLQGALFAQLEAIRTQLMQILALLEVAIDFPDDDVEIVQHDQVQRQLRQEVLAPLERLLVLADQGRIVREGIKVVLAGQPNVGKSSLLNALLQEDRALVTSVPGTTRDTIEERFAIRGIPVFLIDTAGIRQHQDPVEALGIERARQKMQQADLVLFLVDACEGLGPAEQDLYATIRDKAHIVVVNKADLVDEPRISALAQNFSGGVVVAISAKHGQGIEELLESIYQCVIGEGAELCEQMTCAPNTRHKAILAKTLEACRSLEKAIDEGAPVDLLAVEVQTALDFIGDITGLTTPDDVLDLVFSQFCIGK
- the yidC gene encoding membrane protein insertase YidC, with amino-acid sequence MDLQRAFLAVVLSFFILVGYQYFFVKHTPPAPQTPVQTEQTAGQAPAASTPAATPAVATDIPAVAVDAQARDITINTPLFQAVVNEQGGGVKNFVLKQYRTTHDKDSGPMELITGKNPADLPVLFSLDNGAGNFLPLFHADKDSLTLTEQTGSGSVVMSAQTPEGLQIKRTLSCKGDSYLVDVAYTLVNTTDKAIQVSPALSLSNRPFEHASQTSQYLFSGPAAYVNGQLVETKAKKLTDGPVVLSGKVSWVGYVDNYFMASVVPTSANAHSVTLQGSEAHVRTVLSEGIVSIPGGESQTFTYTLYFGPKKIEVLQTAGHDLAGAVNFGWFDLLAKPMLWLLNFFHRFSGNYGIAIILLTVLVKGAFWPITQKGMKSMKNMQKLQPKIAKLRERFKDDPAQMNQEMMALYKTYKVNPIGGCLPMVIQIPFFFALYRVLMAAIELRHAPFMLWINDLSAPDRLWIGFDIPYLHGIPVLTLLMGASMYLQQKMTPTTADPNQARIMQFLPIVFTFMFLNFASGLVLYWFVNNLLSILQQYLINRQVKA